The genomic DNA AGTATTTAGAATGGTCTACTACTGCTGTGGAAAACAGAAATAAAAAACAAGTAGCATTGCTTTATATTTCGGCCTATAAAAATACTATGTTAATGGCTGAAAAAATTAAAGAGGGGCTAGAGTCTGAGGGAGTAAAGGTTGAGTATCTGGATATTGAAGCTGAAGATACTCAGAAAATACATCTCACAATTAATAATTCCAAAGGGCTTATCCTAGGATCACCAACAATTAATAAGACCATGGTTAAACCCATGTGGGATGTTCTTTCAGTTATAGACCCAATGGCAAATATGGGTAAAATTGCTGGAGTTTTTGGCTCCTATGGTTGGAGTGGTGAGGGTATAAAAATGGCTCATACCCTTTTAAAACAAATGAGCTTTAAGGTTCCATTTGAAGCTCTTTCAAAAAAATTCTTCCCATCGGATGAGACATTAGAAGAGTGCTTACAATTTGGTAAGGAATTTGCTAAACATATATAGACATATAAAAAATAAGTGAAGGGATATAAATTCCCTTCACTTCAGATTGTTGACAAAGTCAACAAGATGTCAGGCTGTTGAGAAATTCGAAGTTCGAGGCGTGCTGAAACCGAGAGGCCGTAGCGTATATAGACATACGTAAGGGTTCTTGGTTGAAGCAATAACAAAGAAATTCGGGTTTGTCAACAGCCTATAAGTGAAGGGACATAAATTCCCTTCACTTATTTTTTATATATGACTTCAGTATAACTGATCCTGTCCTTAAATCTAATTAAAACATTAATAACATCTGTCCCAAATAGATAGGCAAATACAAAATTGCCTATAGCATGGATCAAATCAAAATAAAAGGAATTTATATTGATAGCAATAAAGCTTCTAAAATTTAAAGGGTATATGAAGAATAGCCAATGCCATAGATTCATTATGTACCCATAAAGAAATCCCCAAAGAAAAGCAAATATACCTAACACTATTTTAGAGGGCTTTCTACCCATTTTTTTTAGAAGTCCAGCACTTGCACCTGCTAATCCCCATGCTATCATCTGCCATGGAGTCCATGGCCCATGACCAAGAAAGGAATTTGAAACTAGTGTGGAAACAACGCCTACCATGAATCCAAAGATTGGACCAAATACGTAACCACTGACTATAACTAAAAAGGTGGTAGGTTGTAGATTAGGTATTGCTGCAAAGGGAACCCTTGATACCCCAGCTAAGCCTGACATTGTTGCAATAATAGCAATTTCTTTTACAGATAGCTTCTTTTTTTCATAATAAACAAAGATTAGTATAAGACATGCCGTCACAATCAGAACAGAGATTATTCCATAATTCATATTAATGATCTCCTTCTATAAATGATCTATCAAATAAACTTAAGGCATCCCTAGGGCTAATTATTTTATCCTTTAACCCGCTAAAAAGCTTATTAATTTGAGTTGAATAAAATATTCCAGAGTCAAGGACATCATACTTTGATCCCACCTGTGCTATTGTTCCATCAAATACTAAGCATACCCTATCGCAATACTTTCCAACAAATTCTACATCATGGGTTACAAGTAGAACCGTCTTTTCTTTAGCCTTTAAATCCAGCATTATCTTTCCTAGCCTGTCCTTAATATGCCTATCCAGTCCTCTTGTGGGCTCATCCATAAGGAGTATTTGAGGCTCCATAACTAGTATTGAGGCTAAAGCCACCCTCTGCCTTTCTCCACCGCTCAAATCCCTTGGATTTTTGTCTCTATATTCTAAAATATCTAAATCCATCAATACATTTTCTATTATTGAATAATCCTTTATCCCCTTGTTATCTAGGGTGAATTTTAATTCATCATATAGGGTATCATTAAATAAATAATCATTTGGATTTTGAGAAAGGTATCCAACTTCACCCTTTACCGTCACTTTCCCCTTTGTTGGTTTCAATAACTTTGATATATTCTTTAATAATGTTGACTTTCCACTTCCATTTCCCCCCATTATACCTATAACTTCACCCTTATATGCCTTTAAATCCATTCCTTTCAATGCTTCATTTCCATTTTCATAAACAAACTCTAGCTTTTCTATTTTAATAATATCTTCCCTATCAATGTGATTGATAGCTCCTATTCCACTATCTACTTTATTTAGTGGAATATTCATTTTCTTTAATTCTCTTCTGCCTTCCTTTACTGTAAGGGGTAATTTTTCATTCCCAAGTCTTTTAAATAAATATGATACAGTAGGTAAGAAATTAGTATTGCTTGCATTACTCCAATTAACAAATTCCCTTGGAATACCATCAAATACAATCTCACCTTCCTCCATAAACAATATCCTATCAGCCAAGTGAAAGCATCTATCAATCCTTTGCTCAATTAAAACTATTGTATATCCTAGATCTTCGTTAAGCCTCTTCAATATATGTAATATTTCATCTGCAGTGGCTGGGTCAAGCTGAGATGTCGGTTCATCTAATACTAAAAGCTTATTTCCCATGGCTAAAGTGGCTCCTAAAGCCACTTTTTGTTTTTGACCCCCAGAAAGCTCGTAGGTTTTTTGATCCTTTATATCCATAATATTTAAAAAGCTTAAGGTCTCCATTACCTTTTTTCTCATCAATTCATATTCTGCTCCTATATTTTCAAGTCCAAAGGCAAGCTCTCTTTCAACCTTATCCATTACTAGCTGCTTTTCTGGATCTTGAAATAACATGCCAACTTCCACATCCGTCTTAATATTTCCCTTTATCTCTCCTCCATAAAACTCAGGTACTATTCTGTTAAATACCCTTCCTAATGTGGATTTTCCAGATCCAGATTTGCCAAGTAGTAATATAAACTCCCCTTCAAATAGGGATAAATTAATATCCTTTATAGCTGCCTTTTTTTGTCTCGGATAATAATATGTCATGTCTTCTATTTTAAAAATTTCCATCTTTTACACCCCCAAATAAGAAAAAACGGAATAAGTAAAATAAAATCTATAAAGATGATATATAATAATTCCATGTTCGTAAAACCCTTAAGTACAGGATAAAATTCATATCTTCCAATTCCTTTTACAAATGAAGCTACAAACACTAAAAATAGAATAATATTAGATACAATGAAGATATAATCTAAATTGTTCATTTTTATTTTTGAATAAGCAGTTCTTTTTGTTTTTCCATAACCCCTGGAATATAAAGCTTCGGCTCTATCTAAAGAACCTTCTAGAGCCGATATCAAGATCACCTTTAATATCGGATAGTATACTTTTATCCTTTTGATAGGACTTTTATGGTCAAATCTTACTCCCCTTAAAATCATTACGTCCTTAACCCTCATTATTTCTAATCTCAGCTTATGGATAATGTTTGTAGTCATTGAGAGTATTAAAGTAAGCTTGTGGGCATATTTTGAAAAGAAGCTAAAGCTTTCATCTTGATCCGTTAATATGCTGTAAAGTAAAAATACAAACATTATACAAATCAGTTTTGCGGCCATATTAAATCCATAGGATAAGGCCTCAAAGGTAATTTTTATTGTGCCAAGTACAGGTAGTCTTAATCCTTGCCATATAACTGTTCTACCTTTTTGTGACACAATGGGATTTACTATTATTATCAATATCGCCGTAGGCAACCCATATTTCAAAGTATTTATGAGCTGTTGTCTATGTCCTAGGATAACAATATTTAAAACAATTATTAGTAGTAAGGATAATATATAAAGGGGATGACTAAATGATAACGTTATCAAAAACAGAACTGACGAGTATACAATTACACTAAAAGGATGTACTTTAATCATAGGATCACCTTTAATTTTAAAATTTTTTCTTAAATCATAAACCAAGAACCTCTCCAAACAGGAGAAGTTCTAAGGTACATAACCCCATATATTATATCATTTTTTTCTTTTATTGGAAATATTTACTCAAAAAGAAAATAACAAAGGGGCTGTTGAGTTCAGCCCCAGTATTTCATAATGAATAAATATAGTTTACTCGTTGATTTTCACTTCATATTTGTCTCTTAATTCTGTAGTTTTACTTATGTATAGATCATTTTGCTTTTTGCCCAATAAGAACTGTCTTATTTGATCTTTAACTTCTTCAAAAGTGCTAGTAGTTGCTTCCTTTTTGTCTACCAACTTGATAATATGGTATCCAAACTGAGTTTTTACTGGCTCCGATACTTCACCTTTTTCCATACTAAAAGCAGCATTTTCAAATTCTGGCACCATTTGTCCCTTATTGAAAAAGCCTAGGTCACCGCCTTTTGCTTTAGATGGGCATGATGAATACTTTCCAGCAGCTTCTTCAAAGGCTGATCCATTTTTGATCTCATCTAATATATTATTTGCTTCTTCTTCAGTCTTAACAAGTATATGACTAGCTTGAACGCTTTCTGGAGTCTTGAAGCTTTCTGGATTACCATTGTAATAATTTACTACTTCCTCGTCTGTTACATTTATACTATTTAAAACCTTTCTAAGCCCATAATTCTTAAGAATATTTGCTTTATTTATTTCAAGCTCTTTTATAAATTCTTCTTCCTTATCATAGCTTTTTTCTATGGCTTCACTATAAAATAATTCTTGATTGATAAGCTCATCTAATATCTGCTTTTTACCCTGCTCACTATTAAAATTCATGTTCCCTTGAGCTATAAAGTTTTGTAAAAGTGCATTTACATCCATTTCAGTTATTTCTTTTCCATTAACTGTTGCTAAGATTTTGTTTTCACTCATTTACTTACTCTCCTTTTCGTTAGTCTATGGCTATGATAACAGATATTATTTATTATGTCCAATACTAAAAGAGCTTAAAATTATTATTTATGAGAAGTATCCATATTATTTGAAGAAATTGCATAATTATGACTTGGCACAATTGCATAATATATATGGTAGACAGTTTTTATAGAAGGTAATTATTCAATTTGCTCATTTAATCATTTCTTGAATTTCACGGGCAATATCCCAAGTACCAAATTCAGTATTCCCAAGTATAGTGACCTGTAAATTTCTTGTGGGATATACGGAAGACATCATACTTACTCCAGGGTCTTCACCCATAATATAGTACTTGAATATGTCATCACCTTCTTTTATCATCCATATACCGTATCCATAATAAAAGTCGCCATCAACTTGAATATAAGGCTTTAACATTGCTTCAGTCAATTCTTTACTCAAAACCTTATACTCAAAAATTCCTTCCCATAGTTTGCACAAATCCTTAGCTGTTGTAAAAGCACCCCCATCGGGCCCACCAATGATAGGTAGAGAATATATATTGGTTCTCCAGTCCCCTGATTCATCTTTAATATAACCATATGCTGTATCCTTTGGTAATTGGTCTAATGAAAAATATCCTGAACCCATCATTCCACATGGCTCAAAAATATTCTTCTGAATATAGTCTGTAAACTTCATTCCTGTGTTTTTCTCAACAATCAATCCCAGTACAATAAACCCTGCATTATTATATTTAAACTTCTCCCCCGGGGTAAAGTCCATATTTCCATCCTGAAACATCGGTAGAAAGTCCTTAGGCTCTTTAATATTATAGGTAGGTCTATCCTTCCATAGTTCTGAAAAATCATCCATTACTTCTTCATCGAAATAATCTGGAATACCAGCACTATGAGTTAATAAATGGTGAACTGTGACACTTTCATCAAAGTTTGGAAACCTAATATCCATACAATCCTTTAAATATGTATCAAAGGAAATTATACCTTTTTCGACTAATTGACATATGGCTATTGATGTAAACAGCTTACATCCTGAAGCAATACCAAACTTTGTATATACGGTATTGGGAATAAGATCACTTTTGTTTGCATATCCAAATCCACTCTCAAAAACTGTCCTTCCGTTTTCTTGTGCTAATACAACTCCAGAAAAATTCTTTTGTCTATCAATAATGCTTTTTATTATATCTAAATTTAGTTTCATTTTTATTCCCCCAAATTTTATTGTTTATTTTTCATTTCATAATATTAACTACTTTTATGAAGCATCATCGACTCCTGTTCATCCATAAACTGATTTGTATAAAGCCTATAATAATATCCTTTTTTGTTTATTAACTGATAATGGTTGCCCTCTTCTATAACTTTACCCTTGTTAATAACCAAGATTCTATCGGCCATGCGGATAGTAGATAGTCTATGGGCGATTATGAAGCTTGTTCTGCCCTTTAGCACTTTTCCTATGGCATTTTGTATGAGCTGTTCAGTTTCCGTATCAACTGAGGATGTGGCTTCATCAAGTACGAATATTTTAGGGTTGGCTAATATCGCCCTTGCAAAGGATATTAACTGCTTTTCTCCAGTTGACAATCTGCTTCCTCCTTCTCCAACCTCAGAATCATATCCATCCTTTAGCTTGATTATGAAGTTATGGGCATTAACTAGTTTAGCAGCTTTTATGATTTCATCATCGGTTGCATCTAGTCGCCCATATAATATATTTTCCTTTATTGTTCCACTAAAGAGGTGGGGGGTCTGTAAAACATATCCCAAATTAGAATGAAGCCATAGCAATGATCTTTTACGATAGTCCACTCCATCAAATAATATTTCACCTTCAGTTGGTTCATAAAAGCGACAGGCTAGATTTACTATGGTACTCTTTCCAGAACCAGTTTCTCCAACTAATGCAATTGTTTCCCCTGCTTTTACATTAAGATTAAATGTATCTAATACTTTCTCCCCTTCTTTATAGGCAAAGGATACATTCTTAAAGTTTATATTCCCCTTTATATCAGTCCAATTTTCTCTACGGGGTTTAAATACGTCCCCATAGACACTAACTATTTCACAGTTATCCTTGATATCCGGCTCAGTTTCAATCATAGAAATAATTCTTTCAGCTGAAGCCTGAGCCGATTGAAGCTCCGCAAATATTCTGGCAAGCTCTCTAACTGGTTCAAAAAACTGTATTGTGAAGGTAATAAATGTCACAAGGGTCCCATAACTCAAAACTTCCAATACTACGCCTTCTCCCCCTTGCCATAAAGCTAAAGCTGTGCCTATACTCCCTAGAGTTATTACTACAGGTAAATACATGGAAGAAAAGATAGCTGCTCTAACAGATGAACCATACATTTTACCAGTAATTTCACTGAACTCTTCTAAATTTTTTTCTTCCCTTACTAGGGTTTTTGTAGTCTTTGCTCCCATTATTCCTTCATTGAATGCTCCTGTTATACGAGAATTGGTTTTTCTAACATTTCTATAGGATTTTAAGATTTTCTTTTGAAAATAAATACTAACAATGCCTAAAAACGGTATTACTGTTAAAGCTAGTAATGCCAATTTCCAATTCATATATAACATTACACAGGATACTGTAATCATCATTGCAAATCCCCAAACAAGGTCAACTAACCCCCATGCAATTGTATCCCCAAGCCTCGTAGTATCCGAGGTCATTCGTGCCATTATCCAACCTATATGGGTTCGATCAAAGTATGAAAATGATAATTCCTGTAGTCTTTGAAATCCTGCCTTCCTAATATCATAGCATATTCCCATGTCTACCTTTGCAGCTTCTGAAATAAACTTCCAAACCACAATGGACTGAAAAACAACTAGCAAAACATACCACCAAATGAACCCCCGTAGGCCCTCAAGCTTTTGTGGAACTATAAAGTTATCAATGGCATACTTTGTCAGCATTGGAAATGCCACATCTACAGCTGCTAATATTGTCATCATAACCCCAATCAAACCCATATTTTTTTTATATGGTTTTGTAAACTGCAATAATTTTTTCCAAACATTTAAATCAAAGCCCTTATTATAATCTTGTTCCTTTATCCCACTCATTTATATCTATCCTTTCCTATTACTGCTTTGCCATGGGGACAGTCTCCATGGCAAAGCTACTTCCCAATTTCTTTAACCTTTCTCCAATCTCCTCTTTTCCCTATGAAGCAGCCTCTTCCAATTTATCATCAGAAGAAGTCTTTATTTCTTTATCCAGTTCTTCCTCAAGGGAATTTTGTAATGCCCAGATACGTTTATATAGTCCCTCTTTATTAATTAAATCTTCATGTTTTCCCGATTGTACTATTTCACCATCTTCAACAATTAATATGAGGTCTGCCTCTGAAAGGGTATTTATACGATGGGAGATAATAAATGTAGTAACATCCTTTCTTTTCTCCTTTAATGCTCTTCGTATAGCCAAATCGGTCTCTGTATCCACTGCACTCAATGAATCATCAAATATTAATACATTTGAATTTCTAATTATGGTTCTAGCAATGGCAACTCTTTGTTTTTGGCCACCTGAAAGAGTAACTCCACGTTCACCCACAGAGGTTTCATATCCCTTTTCAAAATCCAATATTACATCATGGATTGATGCTATTTTTGAAGCCTCGGATATTTCTGACTCCTTTATATCCTTTTTAGTAACTCCAATATTCTCTTTTAATGTCTTAGAATATAAGAATGGTTCCTGTAGAACTATTCCAATCTGCTCTCTAAGCCATTTTTTATTTATGTCCCTAAGCTCTATTCCATCTATCCTTATGTTCCCTTCATTATAATCATATAGCCTCAATAAAAGATTCACTAATGATGTTTTGCCACTTCCCGTTGAACCAAGTATTGCTACGGTTTCCCCGGGCTTAACATTAAAGGAAATATTTTTCAATATAGTTCTATCTCCATCATATTGAAAACAGACGTCTTTAAATTCTATCTCACCTTTGATTTGAGGTTTTTTCCCTTCATCTAATCCATCTTCAAGCTCTGCATCTAATATTTCATTTATACGTTCTATTGACACTAAGGATTTACCTAAATCAGTAAGTATCCTTCCCATCTGTCTTATAGGAAAAATTAGCTTTCTTTCATAGCTAATGAACACATAAAGCGTTCCCAATGTCATAACTCCAATTGAAGCAAAATAGGCTCCAAAGACTAACACTGCACCTATTTGTAGAAAGCATAGTAGGTCTGAACATGACCAAAACCAAGCAAGCATCTTAATTAATTTATAGGTTACATCCCTATATTCTGTATTTCTTTCATCAAATTTATCTACTTCATATTCTTGTCTGGCAAAGGCTCTTACTACCCTAACCCCACTTAGATTTTCCTGTAATACCGTTGATAACCTCGCCTCCGATTCATCGGACAGCTTAAATGCCTTCTGAACTTTAAAGAAAAATACTAGGGTAAATATAAAAACTAATGGGATCAATGATACTGCTACTAAAGTCATTGTCCTATTTAGGGAAACCATTACCCCTATAGAAAATACCAGTATAAATAAAACACGGCCAATTTCAACAAATTGGATAGATAAAAATTTTCTGATGGTTTCAACATCCGATGTACATCTTTGAATAAGGTCGCCGGTCTGAGCCTTTACATGATAATCAAAGGGTAGATGCTGTAGATGGTCATATAGCTTTTCTCTAATGTTTTTAGCAACGGATTCAGATGCCACTGCCGACCATTTACCCTTTAAATATAAGAATGCACCATTTATTACTGTTAATATTACTAAAATAGCCCCACATAACCATAGATTTTGTAGTAAAACTGATTTACCACCATTTGCTTGAATTAAGTTTGCAATCCATACAGGTACCTCCATTGGTTTATCTCCTATAATAGAATCTATAGTTACCCTTAATACAAGAGGAATTAATATCTCAAAGCATGTTGCAAAGCCTATAGCTAATACTGCTCCAAAATATAAGAGCCTATTTCCCTTCATAAACTTAAATAAAAGCTTTATTTTCTTCATTTATTTTCCCCCAATTCTGTCAATAAGCTTCTGCTTCATAAAAATCACAATAAATTACTTTTAAATCTTAATCACCATTTTCTACCCCCTTCAATACACAAAAAAACCATGGGCAGTTATACCCATGGCTTTAGTCTATTTGTGTATCAAAATAGTGATATTTATATAGACATACTATTATCACTAACTATGTAAAACAAAAGCCATAGGTTTATACACATACCTATGGCTATACTCTGCTAGTTATTTTATAGTTAGAAAATATCTAACAAGCAATACTGATAGTCCTAGGTCGCGTATTCGTTGTATAAGTTTTATAAGTTTTATATGAATATTTAAATCTAAATCCCTTGCCAATGATTAATTTTTTAACTTTCATCAACACGACCTCCTATCGTAAATTTCTATTTGCATATACAGTATATTATTTGTTAGCAAAATTTACAACCAATTTTGTAAATTGTAATAATTCTGTAATATAAAAACATAAAAAAAGGACTGATAAATCATCAGTCCTACAGATTGTTGACAAAGTCAACAAGATGGCAGGCAATTGAGAAATTTGAAGTTCGAGGCGTGCTTCAACCCAGAGGCCGTAGCGTATACAGAAATACGTAAGGGTTCTGGATTGAAGCAACAACGAAGAAATTCGGATTTGTCAACTGCCTGAAGGACTGATAAATCATCAGTCCTATTATCTTACCTCTATATAGGAATTACCGTCCAAAGGAATAACTACCTGTAATGGTGGCTTTTCTCCTAGAAGTCCTATTGCATATACCGTATAGAATCTATTTGGCTTTAAATTAATATTTGGAACATGTAATACTCTATTATCCGTTCCAGCTGCATATACATCTAGGGTATATATTCCTGGATCTAGTAAATCATAGTCTGTAATCTCTTTATATTCCACATCTTCAAATACATTAGTTCCATCTGGTAATCTGATATCAACAGCCGGTGCATTTGGAG from Maledivibacter sp. includes the following:
- a CDS encoding ABC transporter ATP-binding protein/permease, coding for MKKIKLLFKFMKGNRLLYFGAVLAIGFATCFEILIPLVLRVTIDSIIGDKPMEVPVWIANLIQANGGKSVLLQNLWLCGAILVILTVINGAFLYLKGKWSAVASESVAKNIREKLYDHLQHLPFDYHVKAQTGDLIQRCTSDVETIRKFLSIQFVEIGRVLFILVFSIGVMVSLNRTMTLVAVSLIPLVFIFTLVFFFKVQKAFKLSDESEARLSTVLQENLSGVRVVRAFARQEYEVDKFDERNTEYRDVTYKLIKMLAWFWSCSDLLCFLQIGAVLVFGAYFASIGVMTLGTLYVFISYERKLIFPIRQMGRILTDLGKSLVSIERINEILDAELEDGLDEGKKPQIKGEIEFKDVCFQYDGDRTILKNISFNVKPGETVAILGSTGSGKTSLVNLLLRLYDYNEGNIRIDGIELRDINKKWLREQIGIVLQEPFLYSKTLKENIGVTKKDIKESEISEASKIASIHDVILDFEKGYETSVGERGVTLSGGQKQRVAIARTIIRNSNVLIFDDSLSAVDTETDLAIRRALKEKRKDVTTFIISHRINTLSEADLILIVEDGEIVQSGKHEDLINKEGLYKRIWALQNSLEEELDKEIKTSSDDKLEEAAS
- a CDS encoding ABC transporter ATP-binding protein/permease gives rise to the protein MSGIKEQDYNKGFDLNVWKKLLQFTKPYKKNMGLIGVMMTILAAVDVAFPMLTKYAIDNFIVPQKLEGLRGFIWWYVLLVVFQSIVVWKFISEAAKVDMGICYDIRKAGFQRLQELSFSYFDRTHIGWIMARMTSDTTRLGDTIAWGLVDLVWGFAMMITVSCVMLYMNWKLALLALTVIPFLGIVSIYFQKKILKSYRNVRKTNSRITGAFNEGIMGAKTTKTLVREEKNLEEFSEITGKMYGSSVRAAIFSSMYLPVVITLGSIGTALALWQGGEGVVLEVLSYGTLVTFITFTIQFFEPVRELARIFAELQSAQASAERIISMIETEPDIKDNCEIVSVYGDVFKPRRENWTDIKGNINFKNVSFAYKEGEKVLDTFNLNVKAGETIALVGETGSGKSTIVNLACRFYEPTEGEILFDGVDYRKRSLLWLHSNLGYVLQTPHLFSGTIKENILYGRLDATDDEIIKAAKLVNAHNFIIKLKDGYDSEVGEGGSRLSTGEKQLISFARAILANPKIFVLDEATSSVDTETEQLIQNAIGKVLKGRTSFIIAHRLSTIRMADRILVINKGKVIEEGNHYQLINKKGYYYRLYTNQFMDEQESMMLHKSS
- a CDS encoding peptidylprolyl isomerase, which translates into the protein MSENKILATVNGKEITEMDVNALLQNFIAQGNMNFNSEQGKKQILDELINQELFYSEAIEKSYDKEEEFIKELEINKANILKNYGLRKVLNSINVTDEEVVNYYNGNPESFKTPESVQASHILVKTEEEANNILDEIKNGSAFEEAAGKYSSCPSKAKGGDLGFFNKGQMVPEFENAAFSMEKGEVSEPVKTQFGYHIIKLVDKKEATTSTFEEVKDQIRQFLLGKKQNDLYISKTTELRDKYEVKINE
- a CDS encoding ATP-binding cassette domain-containing protein, giving the protein MEIFKIEDMTYYYPRQKKAAIKDINLSLFEGEFILLLGKSGSGKSTLGRVFNRIVPEFYGGEIKGNIKTDVEVGMLFQDPEKQLVMDKVERELAFGLENIGAEYELMRKKVMETLSFLNIMDIKDQKTYELSGGQKQKVALGATLAMGNKLLVLDEPTSQLDPATADEILHILKRLNEDLGYTIVLIEQRIDRCFHLADRILFMEEGEIVFDGIPREFVNWSNASNTNFLPTVSYLFKRLGNEKLPLTVKEGRRELKKMNIPLNKVDSGIGAINHIDREDIIKIEKLEFVYENGNEALKGMDLKAYKGEVIGIMGGNGSGKSTLLKNISKLLKPTKGKVTVKGEVGYLSQNPNDYLFNDTLYDELKFTLDNKGIKDYSIIENVLMDLDILEYRDKNPRDLSGGERQRVALASILVMEPQILLMDEPTRGLDRHIKDRLGKIMLDLKAKEKTVLLVTHDVEFVGKYCDRVCLVFDGTIAQVGSKYDVLDSGIFYSTQINKLFSGLKDKIISPRDALSLFDRSFIEGDH
- a CDS encoding ECF transporter S component, with product MNYGIISVLIVTACLILIFVYYEKKKLSVKEIAIIATMSGLAGVSRVPFAAIPNLQPTTFLVIVSGYVFGPIFGFMVGVVSTLVSNSFLGHGPWTPWQMIAWGLAGASAGLLKKMGRKPSKIVLGIFAFLWGFLYGYIMNLWHWLFFIYPLNFRSFIAININSFYFDLIHAIGNFVFAYLFGTDVINVLIRFKDRISYTEVIYKK
- a CDS encoding energy-coupling factor transporter transmembrane protein EcfT codes for the protein MIKVHPFSVIVYSSVLFLITLSFSHPLYILSLLLIIVLNIVILGHRQQLINTLKYGLPTAILIIIVNPIVSQKGRTVIWQGLRLPVLGTIKITFEALSYGFNMAAKLICIMFVFLLYSILTDQDESFSFFSKYAHKLTLILSMTTNIIHKLRLEIMRVKDVMILRGVRFDHKSPIKRIKVYYPILKVILISALEGSLDRAEALYSRGYGKTKRTAYSKIKMNNLDYIFIVSNIILFLVFVASFVKGIGRYEFYPVLKGFTNMELLYIIFIDFILLIPFFLIWGCKRWKFLK
- a CDS encoding beta-lactamase family protein, with protein sequence MKLNLDIIKSIIDRQKNFSGVVLAQENGRTVFESGFGYANKSDLIPNTVYTKFGIASGCKLFTSIAICQLVEKGIISFDTYLKDCMDIRFPNFDESVTVHHLLTHSAGIPDYFDEEVMDDFSELWKDRPTYNIKEPKDFLPMFQDGNMDFTPGEKFKYNNAGFIVLGLIVEKNTGMKFTDYIQKNIFEPCGMMGSGYFSLDQLPKDTAYGYIKDESGDWRTNIYSLPIIGGPDGGAFTTAKDLCKLWEGIFEYKVLSKELTEAMLKPYIQVDGDFYYGYGIWMIKEGDDIFKYYIMGEDPGVSMMSSVYPTRNLQVTILGNTEFGTWDIAREIQEMIK